In Drosophila santomea strain STO CAGO 1482 chromosome 3L, Prin_Dsan_1.1, whole genome shotgun sequence, a single window of DNA contains:
- the LOC120450158 gene encoding uncharacterized protein LOC120450158: protein MNLNKARNEMITMSEQVCKDAEQWQRGIQNGQVAMRQIRTINLKLFSTENKLNNADSRKELQITEKRINQLYQRLQRPLATIDKILKTLTEIRDNTARMLSRLTLFLDDDTLAKHMITPKLKSSKLLVVLQFLSHRYDAEWEVKEMVVNDLESISNSYELDLVMDCWTICSHAGGPEFSNMMREYYLIIDRRQPLVKSV from the exons ATGAATTTGAACAAAGCCAGAAATGAAATGATCACGATGTCCGAGCAAGTGTGCAAGGATGCGGAGCAGTGGCAAAGGGGGATCCAGAATGGTCAGGTGGCCATGAGGCAAATCAGGACCATAAATCTTAAGCTATTCAGCACGGAGAATAAGCTCAACAATGCGGACTCCCGTAAGGAGCTGCAGATCACGGAGAAACGAATCAACCAGTTGTACCAACGCCTCCAACGTCCTCTCGCTACGATAGACAAAATCTTGAAGACCCTGACCGAGATCAGGGACAACACTGCCAGGATGTTAAGCCGCTTGACCCTATTTTTGGACGACGATACACTGGCGAAGCACATGATCACGCCCAAGCTCAAGAGTTCCAAGCTTCTGGTGGTGCTGCAGTTCCTGAGCCACCGTTACGATGCCGAATGGGAGGTCAAGGAGATGGTCGTGA ACGACCTGGAGAGCATCAGCAACTCCTATGAACTGGATCTTGTGATGGATTGCTGGACCATTTGCAGTCACGCAGGTGGTCCGGAGTTCTCCAACATGATGCGCGAATATTACCTGATCATTGATCGCCGGCAACCTTTGGTGAAGTCTGTGTGA